TTGATCCAACAGTAAAGGTATTCACTCTGTAACTTCTCTCCTCTTCTTCCCTGCTGGAGTCTTTTTCCCTCCGTTCGTAGCCGAGAAGAAGATCAAGGATTTTCAGGATCTTGATTGTCGCTTTGGCTCTCAGAGCCGACCTTGCATCGATTCTGCCGAAGTTCGAGTTCTCCAGATGTGGCGTTAAGTACCTCCTATCGCCGACCTGGTAACCCAGTTCAAGGCCAAGTCGAGGGGCGAGTTGAGACCTGAGGGAGAAGGCAATACGTTGGGCTCTGAAATCATAGTTATCATCCTCTGCCTTCCTATTTCGCCACTCGAAGCCCATGCAGGGTCGCAGCAGACGACCTGATTCATATTCGAGTTCAAGCTCGAGAATGTCTGTTTTGTTATCCCTATGGTCGTGAATTTGTACGAAATCCTCCAACCTTACCTCGTAGGCAAATGACGCTTCCCAGTCTTCGGAGAGCTCTTGAGACAGTTGAACCCCCGCGAGGTGTCTGGAGTAGGTGGCGTCGCCAGTTGAACTGGGGAAGTAGAGGCGTTTGGGAATGAACTCGTACTTCAGTTGGAGAGATGTTCTGCCGGCCGAGGAGCGGATTCTGGCGAAATAGCGCTGGTTGTTGTTGTCTTGAAATTCTGAATAGAAGTTCGCTTCTCCGCCAAGACGGACCTCAGCCTTTGACCTGTTCAGGAGACGTCCTTTCAGTTTGATCTCTCCTCCCAGCACATATATGAAGTCGCTACCCCGGGTGGTGTAGCCAGGATTGGCCTGGTCAGTACGCTGCCACTCGAGGCCGCTGCTGGCACTCAGTTCGCTCGCCACTGCGCTCTTAGACACTGTCGATGCAAGCGCAGATACGAGGAGACCTGATATGAGCCAAAGCCTGACACAAAAGATCCTGAACAGTTTTGCACCTCTCTGTGCGCAAATGGTGGGGCTATCTACCCAATAGAGATCCGAAGATTCCATCGAAGCGCTTTGCTTCCGTTCGCTATCACTCCTTCCGAGTCGAGGTACGCCCCAGGAATCCATGACCGCCGGCCAAGGAGGATTATAGGTCAATCCCGTGACGGCGTCAACTCTGCGATCCAGCAAACCTTGACGTGCGACCGGCCATTCGAGCCAAGGTATGTGAGAGCCACTGCAAGACGATGTCCCTCATCTGCCGGACCAGGAGGCAGTTCTCCAGGTGCACATACTATTCAGATTCTACATCCGAATATCGCAAGATTTGTGCCGGCCAACTGGCCTCAGGTCCAGGGGCGTAACTTTAAGTCCCGTAATGTAATGCCTTTGGTGGTCACGCACGGAAGGTGTGCCGTTGCGGGGAATAACGACCCAGTGTGAAACGACATGGGGCAAATTGCCTCTGTACGATGTGAACGGGTACCGACCTGTTCACTTTCGCCACCTCTTCTGCAATTTGGAATGTCTCCCTGCGTCGTGTTTGCAAATTCCTCCCGAGCATCAACCATAAGATTAGAAACGAAATGGACGCGGCAACCCTCCTTCGCCCAGTCTTCGCCAGACTACGCCCTTCGTGGCCTGGTCTGACTTCACTCAGGAAAAACTCCGAATCTGCTTTTCCCCGATTTTCCTACCACCCGACAGAAAGAAAAGTGTCATTGCGAGCCACCTAAGGTGGCGAAGCAATCTCTCTCAAGCAGATCCTTCGACTCCCAGAATCCTGTGGCTTCCCGGGTTTCAATTTCGTAATTTCGTCGGGAGTGTGGCGGTTGGGGCCGGGAATTTCGGATTTTCGTGTTTTTGACTTTATTTTCGATCTTCGATTTTCTATTTTCGTATTTTCGGATTAGGGTGTCTTCAGCCCGGTTATGTAAAATGCGACATTTGCTGTGAGGTCTACGTTTTCTATGAATATCTTTTCGAACCGGACTTCGGCTCTTATGTTCCACGTGTCAGTCACGAAAATTCTGCCTCCGCCTCCAAACCTCAGGAGCAGTCCACTTTCGCTGTCGTCGTATCCATTGAAGGACGTCGAGAAGTTCACAAATCCGAGCCCCAATAACCCATAGGGTACGGTAGGTGATCCGGTCTCAAAGTGCTCCAGGACGCTGCCAACCAGGGTAAGGGCCTTGGTCGAGTATCCGTCATCGCCCCAGCTCATCAAACCGATCGTGCCTGTTAGCTCTATCTGTTCCGTGGCAAAATACCCAAAAGTAGGTTCGAGATGGATGAAGTACCCTCCATCCGAGGCTGGAGCTGGCTGCATCCCCCCAAAGGTCATGAACATGCCGCTGAAGTTCATGAGCATTCCGCCACCAAATTCCACCATGCCGGCTGACAAATCGCCAAGCTGTCTCTTCGGCAGTACCAGGATTTCTCCTGCTTCGAACTGCTTGACCACCTTAGGTCGCCTCTCCTCCGTGAATACTATATCTCCAAGTTCGCCATGAACCCAGCCCTTCACACCGACGAGATACATTATTTGAACCCATTCCCCCTTCTGGCCCAGAACCTCGTATCGATCGCCCTCGGATAGACTGGTCACGATGTCGTGCTTTGTCCCGGGCCCGCTCCTGACGTTTGCCCTCTCAGCACTAATCTCTAGCATCTCTACTCCGAATCCAGTGGATGCAAACATCAAAAGGGCCACAGCCAATGCGCCCGAAAGCCTCTTCATGTCTCCTCCTTTCCCTTGCGGGAATTACAGGTTACTAACTACGAAACCTGCCACGCTTGCCCCAGCACAAACAAAAAGTCATTGCAAGGCGTCCTGAATCAATCGAAGGGCGAGCCGTGGCAATCTGGGTGAAGAAGAATTGAATGTCGCGAAGAGTCCGCTGGGAACGCGCATGCTGCTTGTCGAAATTCAAAACAAAACCCTGTCTTGAATTTGGGATTTAGGATTTATATCACAACAAATCCTAATATCGAATATCTAAATTCTAAACAATCTCAAAATTCTAATACC
The sequence above is drawn from the candidate division TA06 bacterium genome and encodes:
- a CDS encoding DUF560 domain-containing protein, which codes for MLDRRVDAVTGLTYNPPWPAVMDSWGVPRLGRSDSERKQSASMESSDLYWVDSPTICAQRGAKLFRIFCVRLWLISGLLVSALASTVSKSAVASELSASSGLEWQRTDQANPGYTTRGSDFIYVLGGEIKLKGRLLNRSKAEVRLGGEANFYSEFQDNNNQRYFARIRSSAGRTSLQLKYEFIPKRLYFPSSTGDATYSRHLAGVQLSQELSEDWEASFAYEVRLEDFVQIHDHRDNKTDILELELEYESGRLLRPCMGFEWRNRKAEDDNYDFRAQRIAFSLRSQLAPRLGLELGYQVGDRRYLTPHLENSNFGRIDARSALRAKATIKILKILDLLLGYERREKDSSREEEERSYRVNTFTVGSRLTL